In the Burkholderia cenocepacia genome, one interval contains:
- a CDS encoding sensor histidine kinase, whose translation MPRIDWFPKTLFGRTLLFIALVVATGALALAAIARYYAGVAAERAYDQLLAGASIQVAENLYVQGGVLALNPPVAALSTLSRYDLVYYKVVDSRGVVVAGYHDLASPATLAAAKQGPAFANAVYQGHRVRTATIARYMPEESTPGWALVTVAQTTNARQQLTNDMSLKVWTLILLMSVLAIGASGLAIRRGLRPLAQIGAIIAARDPADLRPVAVDTPSEIDAIIGSINGLMHRLAERINAMQRFIADAAHQMRTPLARLDAQIELLDGESDPARHAARLDALRATSSDVGRLTGQLLNHAMVIHRTEAVPLQPVELVALAKEVLGRTIPLAGERDVAVAFASDAPHAWIDGDAISLQEALSNVLHNALLHGHADDIVVAVATQGNVDRAVTLTVTDNGRGMPREHWDAALQPFVRIAPDGSERRTGSGLGLAIVQEVMKAHGGRVGFAFPDAGGFAVVLTFPRAAATQAARDA comes from the coding sequence TTGCCGCGCATTGACTGGTTCCCGAAGACGCTGTTCGGCCGCACGCTGCTGTTCATCGCACTCGTCGTCGCGACCGGCGCGCTCGCGCTCGCGGCGATCGCGCGCTACTACGCGGGCGTCGCCGCCGAACGCGCATACGATCAGTTACTCGCCGGCGCGTCGATCCAGGTCGCGGAAAACCTGTACGTGCAAGGCGGCGTGCTCGCGCTGAACCCGCCGGTGGCCGCGCTGTCGACGCTGTCGCGCTACGACCTCGTCTACTACAAGGTGGTCGATTCGCGCGGCGTGGTCGTGGCCGGCTACCACGATCTCGCGAGCCCCGCGACGCTCGCCGCCGCCAAACAGGGGCCGGCGTTCGCGAATGCCGTCTATCAGGGGCATCGGGTCCGCACCGCGACGATCGCGCGCTACATGCCCGAGGAAAGTACGCCGGGCTGGGCGCTCGTGACGGTTGCGCAGACAACCAACGCGCGCCAGCAGCTGACGAACGACATGAGCCTCAAGGTGTGGACGCTGATCCTGCTGATGAGCGTGCTCGCGATCGGTGCGAGCGGCCTCGCGATCCGGCGCGGCCTGCGCCCGCTCGCGCAGATCGGCGCGATCATCGCCGCGCGTGACCCGGCCGACCTGCGGCCCGTGGCCGTCGATACGCCGAGCGAGATCGACGCGATCATCGGGTCGATCAATGGCTTGATGCACCGCCTCGCCGAGCGGATCAACGCGATGCAGCGCTTCATCGCCGACGCCGCACACCAGATGCGCACGCCGCTCGCGCGGCTCGACGCGCAGATCGAGCTGCTCGACGGCGAATCCGATCCCGCGCGTCACGCGGCGCGGCTCGATGCGCTGCGTGCGACCTCGTCGGACGTCGGCCGGCTCACCGGGCAGTTGCTCAATCACGCGATGGTGATTCATCGCACCGAGGCCGTGCCGCTGCAACCGGTCGAACTCGTCGCGCTCGCGAAAGAGGTCCTGGGCCGCACGATTCCGCTCGCCGGCGAACGCGACGTAGCCGTTGCGTTCGCGAGCGACGCGCCGCATGCGTGGATAGACGGCGATGCGATCAGCCTTCAGGAAGCGCTGTCGAACGTGCTGCACAACGCGCTGCTGCATGGGCATGCGGATGACATCGTCGTGGCGGTCGCGACTCAAGGCAACGTGGATCGAGCGGTGACGCTGACCGTCACGGACAACGGGCGCGGGATGCCGCGCGAGCACTGGGACGCGGCGTTGCAACCGTTCGTGCGGATCGCGCCGGACGGCAGCGAACGGCGCACGGGGTCCGGCCTCGGGCTCGCGATCGTGCAGGAAGTGATGAAGGCGCACGGCGGGCGCGTCGGGTTTGCGTTTCCCGATGCGGGCGGGTTCGCGGTGGTGTTGACGTTTCCGCGTGCGGCGGCGACGCAGGCTGCACGCGACGCTTAA
- a CDS encoding response regulator transcription factor gives MRILVVEDDAEIGAAIRSRLARLGHAVDLETDGATANGLLRVERFDLVVLDANLPGMDGFTVLRHLRASGSTTPVLLVTARSAIDDRVSGLGLGADDYLVKPFDYRELDARVQALLRRNSGHANDVLTLGGLVIDRSSRLAELDGQPLSLSRQEFALLEILASRPQRIFSKEELLNQLFSFGNEPTANAVEQYVTRVRKKLQGSSVEIRTARGMGYQIAAH, from the coding sequence ATGCGCATTCTCGTCGTGGAGGACGATGCCGAAATCGGCGCGGCGATCCGCAGCCGGCTGGCCCGGCTCGGCCACGCCGTCGATCTCGAAACCGACGGCGCGACCGCGAACGGGCTGCTGCGCGTCGAGCGCTTCGATCTCGTCGTGCTCGATGCGAACCTGCCCGGCATGGACGGCTTCACGGTACTGCGCCACCTGCGCGCGTCGGGCAGCACGACGCCCGTGCTGCTCGTCACCGCGCGCTCGGCGATCGACGACCGCGTGAGCGGCCTCGGCCTCGGCGCCGACGACTACCTCGTGAAGCCGTTCGACTACCGCGAACTCGACGCGCGCGTGCAGGCGCTACTGCGCCGCAACAGCGGCCACGCGAACGACGTGCTGACGCTCGGCGGGCTCGTGATCGATCGCAGCAGCCGCCTCGCGGAGCTCGACGGCCAGCCGCTGTCGCTGTCGCGCCAGGAATTCGCGCTGCTCGAAATCCTCGCGAGCCGCCCGCAGCGCATCTTCTCAAAGGAAGAACTGCTGAACCAGTTGTTCAGCTTCGGCAACGAGCCGACCGCGAACGCGGTCGAGCAATACGTGACCCGCGTGCGCAAGAAGCTGCAGGGCAGCTCGGTCGAGATCCGCACCGCACGCGGAATGGGGTATCAGATTGCCGCGCATTGA
- a CDS encoding ABC transporter substrate-binding protein, giving the protein MTTSPRRRALIAAGLGVLGVLGGLGAPALVRAKPRTVRISKGYGVLYLPLLVMEKQRLFERHAARHGVRDVAVEWVLLDGGNSVNDAMMAGTLDFAGAGAPGFIELWARARGIPNVEVIGISGLSTTSLSLNANRAGLASLRDFTSSDRIAVPGIRTSLSAVVLQMVASRQLGPTHFAQLDSITVNLPHPQAMQALIRRENGVTAHFTSPPFSTLELRQPGIHRVVRSVDVLGPMTLDVVFAPKRLVDAEPALAAAFLGALDEANRLIAQDPRAAAALYAASSGVGVSHDDVMRMLAAPDTRFSVLPNQLMDYVEFLYLAGTIKAKPRAWHEMFAPMLDDYRSG; this is encoded by the coding sequence ATGACGACGTCGCCGCGCCGCCGCGCGTTGATCGCAGCCGGGCTCGGCGTGCTGGGCGTGCTGGGCGGGCTCGGGGCGCCGGCGCTGGTGCGCGCGAAGCCGCGCACGGTGCGGATCTCCAAAGGCTATGGCGTGCTGTACCTGCCGTTGCTCGTGATGGAGAAGCAGCGGCTGTTCGAGCGGCACGCGGCGCGTCACGGCGTGCGCGACGTCGCGGTCGAATGGGTACTGCTCGACGGCGGCAATTCCGTCAACGACGCGATGATGGCCGGCACGCTCGATTTCGCGGGCGCCGGCGCGCCGGGTTTCATCGAGCTGTGGGCGCGGGCGCGCGGCATTCCGAACGTCGAGGTGATCGGCATCAGCGGGCTGTCGACCACGTCGCTGTCGCTGAACGCGAACCGCGCGGGCCTCGCATCGCTGCGCGACTTCACGTCGTCCGACCGGATCGCGGTGCCGGGCATCCGCACGTCGCTGTCGGCGGTCGTGCTGCAGATGGTCGCGAGCCGGCAACTCGGCCCGACGCATTTCGCGCAGCTCGATTCGATCACCGTGAACCTGCCGCATCCGCAGGCGATGCAGGCGCTGATCCGCCGCGAGAACGGCGTGACCGCGCACTTCACGTCGCCGCCGTTCTCGACGCTCGAATTGCGGCAGCCGGGCATTCATCGCGTGGTGAGGTCGGTCGACGTGCTCGGCCCGATGACGCTCGACGTCGTGTTCGCGCCGAAGCGGCTCGTCGATGCGGAGCCGGCGCTCGCCGCCGCGTTTCTCGGCGCGCTCGACGAGGCGAACCGCCTGATCGCGCAGGACCCGCGCGCGGCGGCGGCGCTCTATGCGGCGTCGTCGGGCGTCGGCGTGTCGCACGACGACGTGATGCGGATGCTCGCCGCGCCCGACACGCGCTTCTCGGTGCTGCCGAACCAGCTGATGGACTACGTCGAATTCCTGTACCTGGCCGGCACGATCAAGGCGAAGCCGCGCGCGTGGCACGAGATGTTCGCGCCGATGCTCGACGACTACCGGTCGGGTTGA
- a CDS encoding MFS transporter, which yields MNATDTLDPASAEEQRIMSKMARRLLPILVVMFLIAFIDRQNVGFAKLQMVHSLGMTEAAFGLASSLFFIGYLLFEVPSTLALHRYGARVWLARIMLTWGLITVLMGFTTSMPAFCSLRFVLGIAEAGFYPGVIYYLTLWFPQSYRAKVLGIFTLGSALANMLGSLVGGVLLSLNGVWGLAGWQWVFVATGIPAVVVAIVVFRVLPASFREARFLDEREKQIVAAALEREKPAQAEHGQPWKALLDPRVMLFAATYMLMSTSLYGVTYWLPTIVKSFGVSSTTNGFLSMLPWALAVVLLVWLPSKLRRAKSILRTIAIVAALGALGFLLSLVLPSTPLRFVALVLGGACIPLLYPCFWSMPPRYFTGARAAASVAAINSIGNLGGFFSQNLMPFAGKVTGTAFGPMIVPIVCLALLGVGALVAWTCSERGMVAARA from the coding sequence GTGAACGCTACCGACACCCTGGACCCCGCGTCCGCCGAAGAACAGCGCATCATGTCGAAGATGGCGCGGCGCCTGCTGCCCATCCTCGTCGTGATGTTCCTGATCGCGTTCATCGACCGGCAGAACGTCGGTTTCGCGAAACTGCAGATGGTGCACAGCCTCGGCATGACGGAAGCCGCGTTCGGGCTCGCGTCGTCGCTGTTCTTCATCGGCTACCTGCTGTTCGAGGTGCCGAGCACGCTCGCGCTGCATCGCTACGGCGCGCGCGTGTGGCTCGCGCGGATCATGCTGACGTGGGGGCTCATCACGGTGCTGATGGGCTTCACGACGTCGATGCCGGCGTTCTGCTCGCTGCGCTTCGTGCTCGGCATCGCCGAGGCCGGCTTCTATCCGGGTGTGATCTATTACCTGACGCTGTGGTTTCCGCAGAGCTACCGCGCGAAGGTGCTCGGCATCTTCACGCTCGGCAGCGCGCTCGCGAACATGCTCGGCTCGCTGGTCGGCGGCGTGCTGCTGAGCCTGAACGGCGTGTGGGGGCTCGCGGGCTGGCAGTGGGTGTTCGTCGCGACGGGTATTCCGGCCGTGGTCGTCGCGATCGTCGTGTTCCGCGTGCTGCCCGCATCGTTTCGCGAAGCGCGGTTCCTCGACGAGCGCGAGAAGCAGATCGTCGCGGCCGCGCTGGAGCGCGAGAAGCCGGCGCAGGCCGAGCACGGTCAGCCGTGGAAGGCGCTGCTCGATCCGCGCGTGATGCTGTTCGCGGCGACCTACATGCTGATGTCGACGTCGTTGTACGGCGTCACGTACTGGCTGCCGACGATCGTGAAATCGTTCGGCGTGTCGAGCACGACGAACGGGTTCCTGAGCATGCTGCCGTGGGCGCTCGCGGTGGTGCTGCTGGTGTGGCTGCCGTCGAAGCTGCGCCGTGCGAAGAGCATCCTGCGCACGATCGCGATCGTCGCGGCGCTCGGCGCGCTCGGTTTTCTGCTGAGCCTCGTGCTGCCGTCGACGCCGCTGCGCTTCGTCGCGCTCGTGCTCGGCGGCGCGTGCATCCCGCTGCTGTATCCGTGCTTCTGGTCGATGCCGCCGCGCTATTTCACCGGCGCGCGGGCGGCCGCGAGCGTCGCGGCGATCAACTCGATCGGCAACCTCGGCGGCTTCTTCAGCCAGAACCTGATGCCGTTCGCGGGCAAGGTGACGGGCACCGCTTTCGGGCCCATGATCGTGCCGATCGTGTGCCTCGCGCTGCTCGGCGTCGGCGCGCTGGTCGCGTGGACGTGCTCGGAGCGGGGGATGGTGGCGGCGCGGGCGTGA
- a CDS encoding YlcI/YnfO family protein produces MKTATMPALRVDPQLREEAESVLEENETLSAFMESALRDGIARRRLQREFVTRGLASRDEARRTGEYVDAADVQAELEGMLKAARAAKAAD; encoded by the coding sequence ATGAAAACCGCGACCATGCCGGCGCTGCGTGTCGATCCGCAATTGCGGGAGGAGGCAGAGTCGGTCCTTGAGGAAAACGAGACGTTGTCTGCGTTCATGGAGTCGGCGCTGCGCGACGGGATCGCGCGTCGCCGTCTGCAACGCGAGTTTGTAACCCGTGGCCTCGCATCGCGCGACGAGGCGCGTCGTACCGGTGAATACGTCGATGCCGCCGACGTGCAGGCCGAACTCGAGGGCATGCTGAAGGCTGCGCGTGCAGCGAAGGCGGCTGATTGA
- a CDS encoding type II toxin-antitoxin system RelE/ParE family toxin: protein MIYRVRYTRAAREDLVRMYRYLLERDVDAAARAVDAIEQGVAMLRMFPFTCRKVDHGNPFLRELIVSFGTSGYVLLFEIEAVEQVTILAVRHQREDDYH from the coding sequence TTGATCTATCGGGTCCGATATACACGTGCGGCCCGTGAGGATCTGGTACGGATGTATCGATACTTGCTCGAACGTGATGTGGATGCGGCGGCGCGGGCTGTGGACGCGATCGAACAAGGTGTCGCCATGCTCCGCATGTTTCCGTTCACATGCCGCAAGGTCGATCACGGAAATCCATTTTTGCGCGAGCTGATCGTGTCCTTCGGCACGTCGGGCTATGTCCTGCTGTTCGAGATTGAAGCAGTCGAGCAAGTTACGATTTTAGCCGTACGACACCAACGGGAAGATGATTACCACTGA
- a CDS encoding sensor histidine kinase, with the protein MTAAFRFPPTSPPDDDDPDTSRLFMSSLPPGRRERRLALATVLVSAVIFAALAPFAAMPLAPGWAFIPVYQSAIVVNDMVTAGLLLGQYAILREKSLLVLAGGYLFTAFMAGTHMLTFPGLFTPTGLLGAGEQTTAWLYLFWHGGFPLSVAAYALLRATSRGRPAPAPQRRAAIPVVLCLVAAGGATAALALLATAGHALLPHIMSGNRMTSTMTNAITVVWGLNLVALMLMWRQRRRHSVLDLWVMTVLVAWLFDIALSSMLNHGRFDLGFYAGRAYGLVASGVVLFAMLFENGRLHAQTVRALAGARYQHLLVVQKSAQLNDANERLEQRVAARTAQLSASNRDLRREVEERVRAERALQASREELREIAAISASAREAEQRRIARELHDELAQTLATLKNDLEWLIDHVPQDDASLARKIAAMHALARGAVAATRRIASDLRPLMLDDLGFAAAMQWLVEDFRHRHGIACALHVEPPELQLDEPYATAVFRIAQEALANVARHAAASHANVELVCGGEAIALTIRDDGAGFDPAVPRKSSSFGLVGLRERAYLVGGTLRIATTLGEGTTVEVEIPRVPAPVAVAHGGDGDSRINR; encoded by the coding sequence ATGACGGCCGCCTTCCGCTTCCCGCCCACGTCACCGCCGGACGACGACGATCCGGACACGTCGCGTCTGTTCATGTCGTCGCTGCCGCCGGGCCGGCGCGAGCGGCGGCTCGCGCTCGCGACGGTACTCGTATCGGCCGTGATCTTCGCCGCGCTCGCGCCGTTCGCGGCCATGCCGCTCGCGCCGGGCTGGGCGTTCATTCCCGTGTACCAGTCGGCGATTGTCGTCAACGACATGGTGACGGCCGGCCTGCTGCTCGGCCAGTACGCGATCCTGCGCGAGAAATCGCTGCTCGTGCTGGCGGGCGGCTACCTGTTCACGGCGTTCATGGCCGGCACGCACATGCTGACCTTCCCCGGGCTGTTCACGCCGACCGGCCTGCTCGGCGCCGGCGAACAGACCACCGCATGGCTGTACCTGTTCTGGCATGGCGGCTTTCCGCTGTCGGTCGCCGCGTACGCACTGCTGCGCGCGACGTCGCGCGGGCGCCCGGCTCCGGCCCCGCAGCGGCGTGCGGCGATTCCGGTCGTCCTCTGCCTCGTGGCCGCCGGCGGCGCGACGGCCGCGCTCGCGCTGCTCGCGACCGCCGGCCACGCCCTGCTGCCGCACATCATGAGCGGCAACCGGATGACCTCGACGATGACGAACGCGATCACGGTCGTCTGGGGCTTGAACCTCGTCGCGCTGATGCTGATGTGGCGGCAGCGGCGCCGCCATTCCGTGCTCGACCTGTGGGTGATGACGGTGCTCGTCGCGTGGCTGTTCGACATCGCGCTGTCATCGATGCTCAATCACGGGCGCTTCGATCTCGGCTTCTATGCGGGGCGAGCGTACGGTCTCGTCGCGTCGGGCGTCGTGCTGTTCGCGATGCTGTTCGAGAACGGCCGGCTGCATGCGCAGACGGTGCGCGCGCTGGCCGGCGCGCGCTACCAGCATCTGCTCGTCGTGCAGAAAAGCGCGCAGTTGAACGATGCGAACGAACGGCTCGAACAGCGCGTCGCCGCGCGCACCGCGCAACTGAGCGCGTCGAACCGCGACCTGCGGCGCGAAGTCGAGGAGCGCGTACGTGCGGAGCGGGCGCTACAGGCCTCGCGCGAGGAGCTGCGCGAGATCGCCGCGATCAGCGCCAGCGCGCGCGAAGCCGAGCAGCGCCGCATCGCGCGCGAACTGCACGACGAATTGGCGCAGACACTCGCGACGCTGAAGAACGATCTCGAATGGCTGATCGACCACGTGCCGCAGGACGACGCATCGCTGGCACGCAAGATCGCGGCGATGCATGCGCTCGCGCGCGGCGCGGTGGCCGCGACCCGCCGCATCGCGTCGGACCTGCGCCCGCTGATGCTCGACGATCTCGGCTTCGCGGCGGCGATGCAATGGCTCGTGGAGGATTTTCGGCACCGTCACGGGATTGCGTGTGCGCTGCACGTCGAGCCGCCCGAGCTGCAACTCGACGAGCCGTATGCGACGGCCGTGTTCCGCATCGCGCAGGAAGCGCTCGCGAATGTCGCCCGGCACGCGGCCGCGTCGCATGCGAACGTCGAACTCGTGTGCGGCGGCGAAGCGATCGCGCTGACGATACGCGACGACGGCGCGGGCTTCGATCCCGCGGTGCCGCGCAAGTCGAGTTCATTCGGGCTGGTGGGGTTGCGCGAGCGTGCGTATCTGGTCGGCGGCACGCTGCGGATCGCGACGACGCTCGGCGAGGGCACGACGGTCGAGGTCGAGATTCCGCGGGTGCCGGCGCCCGTCGCGGTCGCGCATGGCGGGGACGGGGATTCGCGGATCAATCGCTGA
- a CDS encoding response regulator transcription factor: MIRVILADDHAVMRDGLRHILERAGGFEIVGEASDGSGTLALAKRAAADVLLLDLSMPAPTGIELIRLVKRQAPSLRTLVLTMHAEAQYAARAFKAGATGYLTKDSATAELVEAVGKVAAGGVYVSSSAAESLAHTLRAPAQALPHERLSAREFDVMRRIVAGQTVTRIASELALSTKTVSTYKTRILEKMGLPHEAALVRYTVRHDLDLGDDDA, encoded by the coding sequence ATGATCAGGGTAATTCTGGCTGACGATCACGCAGTCATGCGGGACGGACTGCGTCACATCCTGGAGCGGGCCGGCGGTTTCGAGATCGTCGGCGAGGCGAGCGACGGCTCGGGCACGCTCGCGCTGGCCAAGCGCGCGGCCGCCGACGTGCTGCTGCTCGACCTGTCGATGCCCGCGCCGACCGGCATCGAGCTGATCCGGCTGGTCAAGCGCCAGGCGCCGTCGCTGCGCACGCTGGTGCTGACGATGCACGCGGAAGCGCAGTACGCGGCACGCGCGTTCAAGGCCGGCGCCACCGGCTACCTGACGAAGGACAGTGCGACGGCCGAACTCGTCGAAGCCGTCGGCAAGGTGGCGGCAGGCGGGGTCTACGTGAGCTCGTCCGCGGCGGAAAGCCTCGCCCACACGCTGCGCGCGCCGGCTCAGGCGCTGCCGCACGAACGGCTGTCGGCGCGCGAGTTCGACGTGATGCGCCGCATCGTCGCGGGTCAGACCGTCACGCGGATCGCGTCCGAACTCGCGCTGAGCACGAAGACGGTCAGCACGTACAAGACGCGCATCCTCGAGAAAATGGGGCTGCCGCACGAAGCCGCACTGGTCCGCTACACGGTGCGCCACGATCTCGACCTCGGGGACGACGACGCATGA
- a CDS encoding VTT domain-containing protein, with amino-acid sequence MSDTIHAWIGAIGAHPLLVLAIVFVAACAEAIALVGTIVPAGAVMFAAGALIGAGALDAWATIGVAAVGAVIGDGISYELGRHYRGMIRNAWARFGYATAYARGEEFVLRHGMKSIVLARFLAPVRAVVPVVVGCATLPRRSFYPVNVISALVWAPVHVAPGILFGASAALAAAISVRVAAILLVVAGLVALVWIGVRVALRRGWPLLRRALVETVHACARRWPRFGARLHDGIAYLRGLPGAVPVLALLFIGCVWLFAGIVQDVVANDPLMHADIALYAFLQNLRTPPGDAVMSALAVLHGHDTGLIVAAAFLVWLMIHRCWLTAAWWLATIGVAVALVPVFGASVPGATPASLPPGALHVALPDADAAFAILASSGLGWALTRDRPALWRIPVVTAVVLWIVLGGFARLYVGDTWLSGLLGGWSLGLAWFALLAGAYAYWRVREHVQPRGALVAVVVVLATAGVWTVPAQWQLDRAARPHVGDVVAMTVDQWLRGGWQRVPTRRTEIGGDREEYLPLQWSATSDTLDRHLAQAGWQRATPWTPATALRWLLPQAPADTLPVLPRYTHGESTRRVFVRVDSAHPESRFVLRLWRYPYVLQDALGMRPLWYGALYRETLRRPARLMTFVRSTTIDDAAAIAHGLAVEPTIAHRPAGMAAAPDAMLLVWMVQP; translated from the coding sequence ATGAGCGACACGATCCATGCATGGATCGGCGCGATCGGCGCGCATCCGCTGCTCGTGCTGGCGATCGTGTTCGTGGCCGCCTGCGCCGAGGCGATCGCGCTGGTCGGCACGATCGTGCCGGCCGGCGCCGTGATGTTCGCGGCCGGCGCGCTGATCGGCGCGGGCGCGCTCGACGCATGGGCGACGATCGGCGTCGCGGCCGTCGGCGCGGTGATCGGTGACGGGATCAGTTACGAACTCGGCCGGCATTACCGCGGGATGATCCGCAACGCGTGGGCGCGCTTCGGTTATGCGACCGCCTACGCGCGCGGCGAGGAATTCGTGCTGCGTCACGGCATGAAGAGCATCGTGCTCGCGCGCTTTCTCGCGCCGGTGCGGGCGGTCGTGCCGGTCGTCGTCGGCTGCGCGACGCTGCCGCGCCGGTCGTTCTATCCGGTCAACGTGATCTCCGCACTCGTGTGGGCGCCCGTGCACGTCGCGCCCGGCATCCTGTTCGGCGCGTCGGCCGCGCTGGCCGCGGCGATCAGCGTGCGGGTCGCCGCGATCCTGCTGGTCGTGGCCGGGCTGGTCGCGCTCGTATGGATCGGCGTGCGCGTCGCGCTGCGGCGTGGCTGGCCGTTGCTGCGCCGCGCGCTCGTCGAAACCGTGCATGCATGCGCGCGCCGCTGGCCGCGATTCGGCGCGCGGCTGCACGACGGGATCGCGTACCTGCGCGGGCTGCCCGGCGCGGTGCCCGTGCTCGCGCTGCTTTTCATCGGCTGCGTGTGGCTGTTCGCGGGGATCGTGCAGGACGTCGTCGCGAACGATCCGCTGATGCACGCGGACATTGCGCTATATGCGTTTCTGCAGAACCTGCGCACGCCACCCGGCGACGCCGTGATGAGCGCGCTCGCCGTGCTGCATGGGCACGACACAGGGCTGATCGTCGCGGCCGCGTTTCTCGTGTGGCTGATGATCCATCGCTGCTGGCTCACGGCTGCCTGGTGGCTCGCGACGATCGGTGTCGCCGTTGCGCTCGTGCCGGTGTTCGGCGCGAGCGTGCCCGGCGCGACGCCCGCGAGCCTGCCGCCCGGCGCGCTGCACGTGGCGCTGCCCGACGCCGACGCCGCGTTCGCGATCCTCGCGAGCAGCGGCCTCGGCTGGGCGCTCACGCGCGACCGGCCCGCGCTGTGGCGCATACCGGTCGTGACGGCGGTCGTGCTGTGGATCGTGCTCGGCGGCTTCGCGCGACTGTACGTCGGCGATACCTGGTTGTCGGGTCTGCTGGGCGGATGGAGTCTCGGGCTCGCATGGTTCGCGTTGCTCGCCGGCGCCTATGCGTACTGGCGTGTGCGCGAGCACGTGCAGCCCAGAGGCGCGCTCGTCGCGGTCGTCGTCGTTCTGGCGACGGCCGGCGTATGGACGGTTCCCGCGCAATGGCAGCTCGATCGCGCGGCGCGTCCGCATGTCGGCGACGTGGTCGCGATGACCGTCGACCAGTGGCTGCGCGGCGGGTGGCAGCGCGTGCCGACGCGGCGCACCGAGATCGGCGGCGATCGCGAGGAATATCTGCCGCTGCAATGGAGCGCGACGTCGGACACGCTCGATCGCCATCTCGCGCAGGCCGGCTGGCAGCGCGCGACGCCGTGGACGCCGGCCACCGCGCTGCGCTGGCTGTTGCCGCAGGCGCCGGCCGACACGCTGCCCGTGCTGCCGCGCTATACGCATGGCGAAAGCACGCGGCGCGTGTTCGTCCGCGTCGATTCGGCGCACCCGGAAAGCCGCTTCGTGCTGCGGTTGTGGCGCTATCCGTACGTGTTGCAGGATGCGCTCGGCATGCGGCCGCTGTGGTACGGCGCGCTGTATCGCGAGACGCTGCGCCGGCCGGCGCGGCTGATGACGTTCGTGCGCTCGACGACGATCGACGATGCGGCGGCGATCGCGCACGGGCTGGCGGTGGAGCCGACGATCGCGCATCGGCCGGCGGGGATGGCGGCCGCGCCGGACGCGATGCTGCTCGTGTGGATGGTCCAGCCGTGA
- a CDS encoding DNA-binding protein, which produces MNKLKGAVSHHDAEVAELGADRELAVAYLRVAMESLDDPDNRAAGLLALRTVAEAYGGLGAVAAEAGISRESLYRTLSPNGNPTLKTLLAVLKTVGLRLSVVPAQPSHA; this is translated from the coding sequence ATGAACAAGCTCAAAGGCGCGGTATCGCACCACGATGCGGAAGTCGCCGAACTCGGCGCCGATCGCGAGCTCGCGGTCGCCTATTTGCGCGTCGCGATGGAATCGCTCGACGATCCCGACAACCGTGCGGCCGGCCTGCTCGCGCTGCGCACGGTCGCGGAAGCGTATGGCGGGCTCGGCGCCGTCGCGGCCGAAGCCGGCATCAGCCGCGAATCGCTGTATCGCACGCTGTCCCCGAACGGCAACCCGACGCTGAAAACCCTGCTCGCGGTGCTCAAGACGGTCGGCCTGCGCCTGTCCGTCGTTCCCGCGCAGCCGTCGCACGCGTAA
- a CDS encoding type II toxin-antitoxin system RelE/ParE family toxin → MLAKFELLRYQRDDGREPFTEWLKAVRDKPAQARIRERLRRVQTGNFGDCEPVGEGVIEPRVHVGAGYRVYFGRHGSALVLLLSGGDKASQPDDIRRAREHWSNWKRRQT, encoded by the coding sequence ATGCTCGCCAAGTTCGAACTCCTTCGCTATCAGCGCGACGACGGTCGCGAGCCTTTCACCGAATGGCTGAAGGCCGTCCGTGACAAGCCCGCGCAGGCGCGGATTCGCGAGCGCCTGCGCCGCGTGCAGACCGGCAACTTCGGCGATTGCGAGCCGGTTGGCGAAGGTGTGATCGAACCGCGCGTCCACGTCGGCGCCGGCTACCGCGTGTACTTCGGCCGGCACGGCAGCGCGTTGGTGCTGCTGCTGTCCGGCGGCGACAAGGCGAGTCAACCCGACGACATCAGGCGCGCCAGGGAACACTGGTCGAACTGGAAACGGAGGCAAACATGA